A window of the Candidatus Margulisiibacteriota bacterium genome harbors these coding sequences:
- a CDS encoding GuaB3 family IMP dehydrogenase-related protein, with translation MESLSKYKKVRRAYGLDEIALVPQKTTIDMNDVDISVKIAGLELKVPIIGSAMDGVIDTKTAILMGKLGGLGILNLHGVQTRYDNPDQILEKISSVSNTEYVELMQKIYQEPIKEELITKRIKEIKSNGAYAVVSSIPQDADRFGKIAEKAGADAFLVQSTVVSVEHFSTHYGALDLSRLVKELKIPVMVGNCTAYETTLSLMKTGVAAIFIGVGPGAACTSRGVLGIGVPMATAVADATDARTDYFRDTNRYVPIIADGGIATGGDICKAIACGADAVMIGSPLAKSKEAPGRGYHWGMATPNATLPRGTRIKVGTIGSLESIIHGPAVYDDGTQNFSGALKTSMGTLGARNIKEMQDIEIIIAPSLLTEGKVYQRAQQLGMYHK, from the coding sequence ATGGAATCGCTAAGTAAATATAAAAAAGTTCGCAGAGCTTACGGATTAGATGAAATTGCCCTCGTTCCCCAAAAAACAACAATTGATATGAATGATGTAGATATCTCGGTAAAAATAGCCGGATTAGAATTAAAGGTACCTATTATCGGTTCGGCAATGGATGGCGTTATTGATACCAAAACAGCAATACTTATGGGCAAACTCGGCGGATTGGGCATTTTAAATCTGCATGGTGTCCAAACCCGTTACGATAATCCGGATCAGATACTGGAAAAAATTTCTTCTGTTTCCAATACTGAATATGTGGAATTAATGCAAAAAATATATCAGGAACCCATTAAAGAAGAACTGATTACTAAAAGAATAAAAGAAATTAAATCTAATGGCGCTTATGCTGTTGTCAGTTCAATTCCACAAGATGCCGATCGTTTTGGTAAAATCGCAGAAAAGGCTGGGGCTGATGCTTTTCTTGTACAGTCAACAGTCGTTTCCGTTGAACATTTTTCAACTCATTATGGCGCCCTTGACCTTTCCAGACTAGTCAAAGAGCTCAAAATACCGGTTATGGTCGGTAATTGTACTGCCTACGAAACGACACTAAGCCTTATGAAAACAGGTGTGGCTGCGATATTTATAGGTGTAGGCCCAGGAGCAGCATGTACATCCCGTGGAGTATTGGGAATCGGGGTACCTATGGCTACTGCGGTTGCTGATGCCACTGACGCAAGGACAGATTATTTCAGAGATACGAATCGTTATGTACCTATTATTGCTGATGGTGGTATTGCTACCGGCGGAGATATTTGCAAAGCTATTGCCTGTGGAGCTGATGCCGTTATGATCGGTTCTCCACTGGCTAAATCAAAAGAAGCTCCCGGACGGGGCTATCACTGGGGTATGGCAACACCCAATGCTACCCTGCCCCGTGGCACCAGAATAAAAGTAGGGACCATAGGCTCCCTGGAATCAATTATCCATGGACCTGCGGTTTATGATGACGGTACCCAGAACTTTTCCGGTGCGCTAAAAACATCAATGGGAACTTTAGGTGCAAGAAATATTAAAGAAATGCAGGATATAGAAATTATTATCGCTCCTTCTCTGCTTACCGAAGGAAAAGTTTATCAAAGAGCTCAGCAGTTAGGGATGTACCATAAATAA
- the guaA gene encoding glutamine-hydrolyzing GMP synthase, whose amino-acid sequence MLLILDFGSQYSKLIARRVRECKVYCEIIPGDSSLEKIKAHNPEAIILSGGPSSVYDDNAPKCDKEIFKLGIPILGICYGLQLMAYLLGGEVVHFKKHEYGKTELIIDDSSDLFSGIWENITVWMSHGDSVTKLPPGFGKIAHSDNTPFAAVANKEKKFYGVQFHPEVVHTQQGTDIIKNFVYNISGLSPSWNMKNFVEETIEEIRQTVGKEKVLLALSGGVDSTTTAVLLQKAIGDQLVCMFIDQGFMRKNEAQKIVELFNKHFKIRLIHIDASIQFFEKIKDVIDPEQKRKIIGHEFIHTFEVEAKKLKGNIPFLAQGTLYPDVIESATTGVSKNAAKIKTHHNVGGLPEKMNFKIIEPLKKLFKDEVRQVGVELGVPETIVFRQPFPGPGLAIRIIGEVTPERVKVVQEADDIVMAEIKKAGLYRKLWQAFAVLLPIRSVGVMGDKRTYLSTIAVRVVTSEDAMTANWAHLPYDVLGTISNRIINEIPEVNRVVYDITSKPPSTIEWE is encoded by the coding sequence ATGCTATTAATTCTTGATTTCGGTTCTCAATATTCAAAACTTATAGCCAGACGTGTCAGGGAATGTAAAGTTTATTGCGAAATCATTCCCGGAGATTCTTCTCTGGAAAAAATAAAAGCTCATAACCCCGAAGCTATTATTCTTTCAGGTGGACCATCTTCAGTTTATGATGATAATGCTCCCAAATGCGATAAAGAAATTTTCAAATTGGGCATACCAATTTTAGGCATCTGTTATGGTCTGCAGTTAATGGCTTATTTGTTAGGTGGAGAAGTTGTTCATTTTAAAAAACATGAGTATGGAAAAACAGAGTTGATTATCGATGACAGCTCAGACCTTTTTTCGGGAATTTGGGAAAATATTACTGTATGGATGAGCCATGGTGACAGTGTTACCAAACTCCCGCCAGGCTTCGGGAAAATCGCCCATTCCGATAATACTCCTTTTGCCGCTGTTGCCAATAAAGAAAAAAAATTCTATGGTGTTCAGTTCCATCCTGAGGTTGTGCACACTCAGCAGGGGACGGATATTATTAAAAATTTTGTTTATAATATTTCCGGACTATCTCCATCCTGGAACATGAAAAATTTTGTTGAAGAAACAATTGAAGAAATCAGACAAACAGTAGGTAAAGAAAAAGTTTTGTTAGCTTTGAGCGGAGGTGTAGACTCCACCACCACAGCTGTCCTTTTGCAAAAAGCTATAGGAGACCAGTTGGTTTGTATGTTTATAGACCAGGGATTTATGCGAAAAAATGAAGCGCAAAAAATTGTTGAACTGTTTAATAAACATTTTAAAATCAGACTTATACACATTGATGCTTCCATACAATTCTTTGAAAAAATCAAAGATGTTATTGATCCGGAGCAAAAAAGGAAAATTATCGGGCATGAATTTATTCATACTTTTGAGGTGGAGGCAAAAAAACTTAAAGGCAATATTCCTTTTCTAGCACAAGGCACTTTATATCCTGATGTTATTGAAAGTGCGACAACTGGTGTTTCTAAAAACGCAGCTAAAATAAAAACGCATCATAATGTTGGCGGTTTGCCTGAAAAAATGAATTTCAAAATAATCGAACCTTTAAAAAAACTTTTTAAAGATGAAGTACGACAAGTAGGAGTTGAACTGGGGGTCCCTGAAACTATTGTTTTTCGTCAGCCCTTCCCGGGCCCTGGCTTAGCCATCAGGATTATCGGCGAAGTTACACCCGAAAGAGTTAAAGTTGTTCAGGAAGCTGATGACATAGTAATGGCTGAAATCAAAAAAGCCGGACTATATCGCAAGCTCTGGCAGGCCTTTGCGGTCCTGCTGCCTATCCGTTCAGTGGGTGTAATGGGTGATAAACGTACATATTTAAGCACTATTGCTGTTCGTGTGGTAACGAGTGAAGACGCCATGACTGCTAATTGGGCTCATCTGCCCTATGATGTGCTGGGAACGATATCTAACCGGATCATAAACGAGATCCCGGAGGTAAATCGCGTAGTATATGATATCACCTCCAAGCCACCTTCCACTATTGAGTGGGAATAA
- a CDS encoding 4Fe-4S dicluster domain-containing protein: MGLRKIIEIDRDSCNGCGLCTKACAEGALELDNEGKAVLIREIFCDGLGACLDVCPTGALKVVERDSEDYNPQITYEHVLKSQGEAAAKLVHGAQEKESPKLACGCPGTMAKEIKKKVSTEQNSNGNDNLMSELSQWPIQLQLVSPQAPYFNKSDLLIAADCTAFALNNFHGKLLKGKKLVIACPKLDNSESYITKIAEIIKQNVIYSLTVAIMIVPCCSGLYRIAEEAVKLSGKDIAIRKLVITLEGDVKAE; encoded by the coding sequence ATGGGCCTGAGAAAGATTATTGAAATTGACCGGGATAGTTGTAATGGCTGTGGATTATGTACTAAAGCTTGTGCAGAGGGAGCTCTTGAGCTTGATAATGAAGGCAAAGCAGTACTTATAAGGGAGATTTTTTGTGATGGGCTGGGTGCCTGCCTTGATGTTTGCCCCACAGGAGCCCTAAAAGTGGTGGAAAGAGATAGCGAGGATTACAATCCTCAAATAACATATGAGCATGTCTTGAAATCGCAGGGAGAAGCTGCGGCCAAACTTGTTCATGGAGCGCAAGAGAAAGAATCACCGAAACTGGCTTGCGGATGCCCCGGTACTATGGCCAAAGAAATCAAAAAGAAGGTTTCTACTGAACAAAATAGTAACGGTAATGATAATTTAATGTCCGAACTTAGCCAGTGGCCGATACAACTTCAGTTGGTTTCACCGCAAGCGCCATATTTCAATAAATCGGACCTGTTGATTGCTGCTGATTGTACAGCTTTTGCCCTGAATAATTTTCACGGCAAGTTATTAAAAGGCAAAAAGCTGGTAATTGCCTGTCCGAAGCTGGATAACAGTGAGAGTTATATTACGAAAATAGCTGAGATAATCAAACAAAACGTGATCTATTCATTAACCGTAGCGATTATGATTGTTCCCTGCTGTTCAGGCTTGTATAGAATAGCTGAAGAAGCGGTTAAGTTGTCAGGCAAAGATATAGCAATCAGAAAGCTGGTTATTACTTTAGAAGGCGATGTAAAAGCTGAATAA
- a CDS encoding DUF1858 domain-containing protein has translation MISKDMKIIDMLNEYPDSISIMQKHGVGCLGCMLAHSETIGEGLAAHGLDVDAVLKEIEDLTLASKKK, from the coding sequence ATGATTTCTAAAGATATGAAGATTATAGATATGTTAAACGAATATCCCGATTCAATTTCGATTATGCAGAAGCATGGAGTTGGATGCTTGGGTTGTATGCTGGCACATTCTGAAACAATCGGTGAGGGCTTGGCCGCTCATGGTCTGGATGTTGACGCTGTATTAAAAGAAATTGAAGATTTGACCCTGGCAAGCAAGAAAAAGTAG
- a CDS encoding glycosyltransferase family 39 protein, giving the protein MKNFSSTWLIISIAIFFRLCLAFLIPPSADESYYLLWAKHPALSYVDHPGMIAWINILFIFIFREPLFAIRLASLFCLGSTLFFIYKSSFLYSGNKENAAQTTLFFLLIPYIFIVGITMQVEQPLLLFSSMIIYFFLKLEQTLNVRYWYILAMVSALCLLSKYTGVLLIVFLFGYILYKKELRQLVRSKEFLISLVLFFLALLPLILWNMQNQFISLSFHAARLGTQLNFSGSIDFLLEQILYFSPFGLFYLIKAIKKQPKHLFLILGLFIFISFLFLSMYTKVWGHWTAIMYIPLAIYIGIILNGILIRANILQGFFTILLVVILLFTGPAVLIHYPKIMKNYSLGKNLEPIIYSLSDNLSIISDFHGSVGQLSYYLNKTVYFPQGEFKNPAAWGSKQFSLWFMPKIKTNDNVLFFTKPDEEKIAHLKKIFKEVEVLPNPVLTVMEGHINEKRFLLCKSARFDFIF; this is encoded by the coding sequence GTGAAAAATTTTTCTTCAACCTGGTTAATAATAAGTATAGCAATATTTTTTCGGCTTTGCCTGGCCTTTCTTATACCTCCTTCAGCCGATGAAAGCTATTACCTGTTATGGGCCAAACATCCGGCATTATCTTATGTGGATCATCCTGGCATGATTGCCTGGATCAATATTCTTTTTATCTTCATTTTCAGGGAACCATTATTTGCTATACGCTTAGCCTCCTTATTTTGCCTTGGCAGTACACTTTTTTTTATATACAAAAGTTCTTTTTTATATAGTGGGAATAAAGAAAACGCCGCTCAGACAACTTTGTTTTTCCTTTTAATACCATATATTTTTATTGTTGGAATAACCATGCAGGTAGAACAACCCCTCCTTTTATTTTCTTCCATGATCATTTACTTCTTTTTAAAGCTTGAACAAACACTCAATGTCAGGTACTGGTACATCTTGGCTATGGTATCCGCTTTGTGCTTGCTGAGCAAATATACAGGTGTTTTACTTATAGTTTTTCTTTTTGGTTACATACTCTATAAAAAAGAGCTTAGGCAGCTTGTCCGCTCTAAAGAGTTTCTGATTTCGTTAGTTTTGTTCTTTCTTGCCTTATTACCCCTGATATTATGGAATATGCAAAATCAATTCATTTCCTTAAGCTTTCATGCAGCAAGACTTGGTACTCAGCTTAATTTTTCCGGTTCAATAGATTTTCTGTTGGAACAAATACTTTATTTTTCTCCATTTGGTTTGTTTTATTTAATAAAAGCAATAAAAAAACAACCCAAACATCTGTTTCTTATTTTAGGGTTATTTATTTTTATCTCTTTTCTTTTTTTAAGTATGTATACCAAGGTTTGGGGGCACTGGACTGCTATCATGTATATACCCCTTGCTATTTATATTGGCATAATCTTAAACGGCATATTAATAAGAGCTAATATTTTACAAGGTTTCTTCACAATACTTCTCGTGGTAATTCTTCTGTTTACAGGACCGGCAGTACTTATACACTACCCCAAAATAATGAAAAATTATAGTCTGGGAAAAAACCTCGAACCTATTATTTATTCTTTATCCGACAACCTGTCAATAATTTCCGACTTCCATGGCTCTGTAGGACAATTGTCCTATTATTTAAATAAAACTGTCTATTTCCCCCAAGGCGAGTTCAAAAACCCCGCAGCTTGGGGCTCAAAACAATTCAGCCTTTGGTTTATGCCAAAAATTAAAACGAATGATAATGTTTTATTTTTTACTAAACCAGATGAAGAAAAAATTGCGCATCTAAAAAAGATATTTAAAGAGGTGGAAGTTTTACCTAATCCAGTGCTGACGGTTATGGAAGGTCATATTAATGAAAAACGCTTCCTGCTATGTAAATCCGCTAGATTTGACTTCATTTTTTAG
- a CDS encoding mannose-1-phosphate guanylyltransferase/mannose-6-phosphate isomerase: MKTIILAGGSGTRLWPLSRTTYPKQFIQLFEDNSSLFQKTLLRNKNSEFLIVTNETQYFLVIDQAADIGVKQLSFVLEPVGRNTAPAIALACLSLKQDDIVLVTPSDHLINNIDNYQRLLLKGQTLAEKGFLVTFGITPDYPATGYGYIEAEGENVSSFKEKPDIKQAQSYLKKGNFFWNSGMFMFQVSTFLNELKEYAPDIYEYSKDAFKKGIYEPTHKTTRILESDMKKIPANSIDYAIMEKSNKVKMVKEDIGWSDLGSFDELFKIIKKDESNNAVIGKHVCIDSEDNLIISKGNKLIATIGLKDIIITETADAILVAKRGDSQKVKEIVQLLGQDKSPLLDAHLTVHRPWGSYTVLLEEPNRYKIKKIVVKPKNKLSLQKHFHRNEHWVVVSGTAKIQNGKKKLILRENESTYIPMGQTHRLENPGKIDLVMIEAQVGQYLNEDDIVRLEDEFNRV, encoded by the coding sequence ATAAAAACAATCATTTTGGCTGGTGGCAGCGGTACCCGACTGTGGCCTTTATCACGCACTACTTACCCCAAGCAATTTATTCAACTTTTCGAAGATAATAGCTCTTTGTTTCAGAAAACATTATTACGTAATAAAAACAGTGAATTTTTAATTGTGACTAATGAAACTCAGTATTTTTTGGTAATTGATCAGGCGGCCGATATTGGTGTCAAGCAGTTATCTTTTGTGCTGGAGCCTGTCGGCAGGAATACTGCCCCGGCTATTGCTTTGGCTTGCTTATCATTGAAACAGGATGACATAGTTCTCGTGACCCCGTCTGACCATTTGATTAATAATATTGACAACTATCAACGTCTGTTGCTCAAAGGTCAAACCCTTGCCGAAAAAGGGTTTTTGGTAACATTTGGGATAACACCTGACTACCCTGCCACAGGCTACGGCTATATTGAAGCAGAAGGTGAAAATGTATCGTCTTTCAAAGAAAAACCCGATATTAAGCAGGCGCAATCCTATCTTAAAAAAGGGAATTTCTTTTGGAACAGCGGTATGTTTATGTTTCAAGTCAGCACTTTTTTGAATGAATTAAAAGAATATGCTCCCGACATATATGAATACTCAAAAGATGCATTTAAAAAAGGTATTTATGAGCCAACTCATAAGACAACCCGCATACTGGAGTCGGATATGAAAAAAATTCCGGCAAACAGCATAGATTATGCCATAATGGAAAAAAGTAATAAGGTGAAAATGGTCAAAGAAGATATAGGCTGGTCAGATCTGGGCAGTTTTGATGAATTATTTAAAATTATTAAAAAAGATGAATCAAATAACGCTGTAATCGGCAAGCATGTCTGTATAGATTCAGAGGATAACCTGATAATTTCCAAAGGCAATAAACTTATAGCCACTATAGGGTTAAAAGACATTATTATAACCGAGACAGCGGATGCGATTCTTGTTGCCAAGCGAGGAGATTCTCAAAAAGTAAAAGAAATTGTTCAACTTTTGGGCCAGGACAAATCACCGCTTCTGGATGCGCATCTTACCGTGCACAGACCATGGGGCTCTTATACTGTTTTGCTGGAGGAGCCCAACCGCTATAAAATAAAAAAAATTGTAGTTAAACCAAAAAATAAACTATCCTTGCAAAAACACTTCCATCGTAATGAGCATTGGGTTGTAGTAAGTGGTACAGCTAAAATTCAAAACGGCAAAAAAAAGTTAATTCTTCGGGAAAATGAATCAACCTATATTCCCATGGGGCAGACACACAGATTGGAAAATCCCGGCAAAATTGATTTGGTAATGATTGAGGCGCAAGTAGGTCAATATCTAAATGAAGATGATATAGTACGGCTCGAAGATGAATTTAACAGGGTTTAG
- the miaB gene encoding tRNA (N6-isopentenyl adenosine(37)-C2)-methylthiotransferase MiaB has product MISGTFYIFTYGCQMNKNDSELMAGILTEECLLQQTDKADQADYLIFNSCAVRENAETRVFGRIREFAGRRKKQKSSQKIILAGCIPQYEKNNIFKKHPYIDYIVGVNSIEFLPQLLSSNTERISLSVNKDTNFVFKNILRDSRKQAWIPIMFGCDNFCSYCIVPYTRGREKSRKKEDIFKEIESLHSSKYTEIFLLGQNVNSYGKNLYMDYDFTDLLTDIHKYSHISKIDFLTSHPKDISEKLIRIIAKSPKINKEIHFPLQAGDNEILKKMNRGYSYEQYKNLVLLIKKIIPDVKISTDLIVGFPGETEKQFQNTVKAVQELGFYRVNTAAFSPRKGTKAAEMDKQIDEKTRHTRLLLLQKAVDEYAFSKNTG; this is encoded by the coding sequence ATGATTTCCGGCACTTTCTATATATTTACTTATGGTTGTCAAATGAATAAAAATGATTCCGAGCTTATGGCTGGAATCCTTACAGAGGAGTGTTTACTACAGCAAACAGATAAAGCGGATCAGGCTGATTATCTGATATTTAATTCCTGCGCCGTTCGAGAAAATGCTGAAACAAGGGTATTTGGTCGTATCAGAGAATTTGCCGGTAGAAGAAAAAAACAAAAATCTTCACAAAAAATAATTCTGGCCGGCTGTATACCGCAATATGAAAAAAACAATATCTTTAAAAAGCACCCATATATAGATTATATAGTAGGAGTTAATTCCATTGAATTTTTACCTCAACTACTCTCTTCGAATACAGAACGCATAAGCCTTTCAGTTAATAAGGATACAAATTTTGTGTTCAAAAATATTCTTAGGGATAGTCGAAAACAGGCCTGGATCCCAATCATGTTTGGATGTGACAATTTTTGTTCTTACTGCATAGTGCCTTATACACGAGGCCGTGAAAAAAGCAGGAAAAAAGAAGACATTTTTAAGGAAATAGAATCTCTTCACTCTTCTAAATACACAGAAATATTTTTACTCGGACAGAATGTTAACTCCTATGGCAAAAACCTGTACATGGATTATGATTTTACCGATCTATTAACTGATATTCATAAGTATTCCCATATATCGAAAATTGATTTTCTTACTTCACACCCCAAGGATATATCTGAAAAACTTATTAGAATAATTGCCAAAAGCCCCAAAATAAATAAAGAAATCCATTTTCCTCTTCAGGCTGGCGATAACGAAATCCTGAAAAAAATGAACCGGGGTTATAGCTATGAACAGTATAAGAACCTGGTTCTGCTTATTAAAAAAATCATCCCCGATGTTAAAATTTCTACAGACTTGATTGTTGGCTTTCCCGGGGAAACGGAAAAACAGTTTCAAAATACTGTAAAAGCAGTCCAGGAACTGGGATTTTACAGGGTTAATACCGCTGCTTTTTCTCCCAGAAAAGGCACTAAAGCAGCTGAAATGGACAAACAGATTGATGAAAAAACCAGACATACAAGGCTTCTGCTTTTACAGAAGGCTGTAGACGAGTATGCTTTCTCCAAAAATACGGGTTGA
- a CDS encoding ribose-phosphate pyrophosphokinase: protein MKIFSGSSHPKLGDEIAQYLGISLGDIKFFRFSCGEIFTKINESIRGVNVFYIQTASDNVNDNLMELFITIDAIRRASARTISVVIPHFGYARQDKKSSPREPISAKLMANLITTAGATRVITMDLHADQIQGYFDIPVDHITALPLFVRYFENKKLNNVVVVAPDTGRAKTAKKFADRIKAELAILHKTRPEHNKAEIMHVVGDVKDKTVILFDDMVDTGGSVTQGLDALRKNGCNQEMYLAATHAVFSGPAIERLSNAGFKEVVVTNTIPIPKEKKFPGLKILSTAPLFAEAISRNHNNLSISEIFN, encoded by the coding sequence ATGAAAATATTTTCTGGCAGTTCTCATCCCAAACTGGGAGACGAAATTGCTCAATACCTTGGCATTTCTTTAGGTGATATCAAATTCTTCCGTTTCAGCTGTGGCGAAATCTTTACAAAAATTAATGAAAGTATTCGCGGAGTTAATGTATTTTATATTCAGACTGCGTCTGACAATGTTAATGATAATTTAATGGAACTTTTTATTACTATTGATGCCATTCGCAGGGCCAGCGCCAGAACAATATCAGTAGTTATCCCTCATTTCGGCTATGCCAGGCAGGATAAAAAATCCAGTCCAAGAGAACCGATTTCAGCGAAGCTAATGGCCAATTTGATCACTACCGCGGGAGCCACCAGAGTTATAACCATGGACCTGCACGCCGACCAGATCCAGGGCTATTTCGATATCCCGGTGGACCACATAACAGCTTTACCTTTGTTTGTAAGATATTTTGAAAACAAAAAATTAAATAATGTTGTTGTGGTTGCACCTGATACCGGCAGAGCAAAAACCGCTAAAAAATTTGCAGACCGCATCAAAGCAGAGCTGGCTATTTTGCATAAAACCAGGCCGGAACATAACAAGGCTGAAATAATGCATGTTGTTGGTGATGTTAAAGATAAAACCGTTATTTTATTTGATGATATGGTTGATACTGGTGGTAGTGTTACACAGGGACTCGATGCGCTTAGGAAAAATGGTTGCAATCAAGAAATGTACCTGGCAGCCACCCATGCTGTTTTCTCAGGGCCGGCAATAGAACGTTTAAGTAACGCCGGATTTAAAGAAGTTGTAGTTACAAATACTATTCCGATTCCCAAGGAAAAAAAATTCCCGGGCCTAAAAATATTATCAACAGCACCGCTTTTTGCCGAAGCTATAAGCAGAAATCATAACAATCTTTCCATCAGCGAAATTTTTAACTGA
- a CDS encoding PBP1A family penicillin-binding protein — MVFERRVPIKSGLKTGRSRLPQKKYRRKKRNEKVERFVNNFWKVVAVIVAIVSLFIIINVIYLMYTLPDVTVISNTLPNETTKIYSADGVILADLHKEENRVVVPFSKISLTMKKAVVALEDARFYRHHGIDPIGIMRALVVDIIKHEKAQGASTITQQLARHLFLTKQKRLQRKIAEVLLAIKIERHYTKDEILGMYLNQVYWGNNCYGIESASMQYFNKHSEELTVAESAMLAGMLRAPEFYSPYRNLKDTLSRKDVVLKRIYKTHLINRAEYLEAMKEPLIISPRRKLKYKAPYVTSMIIDKLVGLYGEEAAYNSGLKVYTPINYKMQMAAEKAVDKAIEDGKAASLNYSQGALLAMDTNTGYVIAMVGGYDFLNNQFNKVTQARRQPGSAFKPFVYLTALSKQLSPGTIFNDSPVVFNTIMGPYAPTNYTLTYEGRLPMRAALEKSINVVAVKMVSMVRPESVIETARLFGITTPLMPVLSLALGTQEVSMTELTAAYGAFANGGTLFKPVFIKKIEDRNGVVLYREDIRSKKVFDSNLVYTLVDMMKGVVENGTGQAAKLPRPMAGKTGTTSDYKDAWFIGYIPQMVVSTWVGNDDGTPMRKVTGGMVPASIWKEFMKVALINVPQMEFPKPQGLIPVNICWTSGKRATAYCPVTSTEKYWPGHDPKDYCDIHGPDSSRENDPAAPVSLENKNGGWVKEFLEQ, encoded by the coding sequence GTGGTCTTTGAAAGAAGAGTGCCTATAAAAAGTGGCTTGAAAACCGGCCGGTCAAGGTTACCCCAGAAGAAATACAGACGAAAAAAAAGGAACGAAAAAGTAGAACGATTTGTTAACAATTTCTGGAAAGTTGTGGCGGTTATAGTTGCTATTGTTTCTCTGTTTATAATAATTAATGTTATATATTTAATGTATACATTACCCGATGTTACTGTGATTTCTAACACATTACCCAACGAAACAACCAAGATATATTCGGCAGACGGAGTGATACTTGCTGATTTGCATAAAGAAGAAAACCGTGTGGTTGTTCCATTTTCAAAGATTTCTTTAACAATGAAAAAAGCGGTTGTGGCTCTGGAAGATGCACGTTTTTATCGTCATCATGGTATAGATCCGATTGGTATTATGCGCGCTCTTGTAGTGGATATAATCAAACATGAAAAAGCTCAGGGTGCCAGCACAATTACCCAACAGTTAGCGCGCCATTTATTTCTAACTAAACAAAAAAGATTACAACGAAAAATAGCTGAAGTTCTTTTAGCCATTAAAATTGAAAGACACTATACCAAAGATGAAATACTGGGAATGTACCTGAACCAGGTTTATTGGGGTAATAATTGTTATGGAATAGAATCCGCATCCATGCAGTATTTCAATAAGCACTCCGAAGAACTGACTGTTGCCGAAAGCGCTATGTTGGCAGGCATGTTGCGAGCCCCGGAATTCTATTCGCCTTATCGAAATCTTAAGGACACTTTATCACGCAAGGATGTTGTCTTAAAAAGAATCTACAAAACACATCTAATAAATCGTGCGGAATATCTGGAGGCAATGAAGGAACCGCTGATAATCTCACCACGCAGGAAATTAAAATACAAGGCTCCATACGTAACCAGTATGATAATTGATAAGTTGGTGGGGCTATATGGAGAAGAGGCTGCTTATAATAGTGGTTTAAAGGTGTATACTCCAATTAATTATAAAATGCAGATGGCAGCTGAAAAGGCAGTGGATAAAGCGATAGAAGATGGCAAAGCAGCAAGCCTTAACTATAGCCAGGGTGCATTGCTGGCTATGGATACGAATACCGGCTATGTGATTGCCATGGTAGGGGGTTACGATTTTTTAAATAATCAGTTTAACAAGGTAACCCAAGCCAGAAGGCAACCAGGTTCTGCCTTTAAGCCTTTCGTATATTTAACTGCCCTGTCCAAACAGCTTTCACCAGGCACGATTTTTAACGATTCCCCGGTAGTTTTCAATACCATTATGGGACCTTATGCTCCTACTAACTACACTCTTACTTATGAAGGACGATTACCTATGAGGGCAGCCTTAGAAAAATCTATTAATGTTGTGGCGGTAAAGATGGTGAGTATGGTTCGGCCAGAGAGTGTTATAGAAACAGCACGTTTATTTGGTATAACAACTCCGCTTATGCCGGTTTTATCCTTGGCTCTGGGTACCCAGGAGGTTTCCATGACCGAACTTACCGCGGCCTATGGAGCGTTTGCCAATGGTGGTACTCTTTTCAAACCTGTGTTTATCAAGAAAATTGAAGATCGTAATGGTGTTGTTTTGTATCGTGAAGACATCAGAAGCAAGAAAGTTTTCGATTCCAATCTGGTTTATACGCTGGTTGATATGATGAAGGGCGTTGTTGAGAACGGTACCGGGCAAGCTGCCAAACTTCCCAGACCTATGGCCGGAAAAACAGGAACTACCAGTGATTATAAAGATGCCTGGTTTATAGGTTATATCCCACAAATGGTGGTTTCCACCTGGGTGGGCAATGATGATGGCACGCCAATGCGTAAAGTTACCGGTGGTATGGTTCCGGCTTCAATATGGAAAGAGTTTATGAAGGTTGCCTTAATAAATGTTCCACAGATGGAATTCCCAAAGCCACAAGGTTTAATTCCTGTGAATATCTGCTGGACATCAGGTAAAAGAGCCACAGCTTATTGTCCGGTTACCTCAACTGAAAAATACTGGCCTGGACATGACCCCAAAGATTATTGTGATATTCATGGTCCTGACAGCAGTCGTGAAAATGATCCTGCCGCACCAGTTTCTCTAGAGAATAAAAATGGTGGTTGGGTTAAAGAGTTTTTAGAACAATAA